From the Thermodesulfobacteriota bacterium genome, one window contains:
- a CDS encoding type II toxin-antitoxin system RelE/ParE family toxin, with amino-acid sequence MKYRLVYTRRAVRDIKGLAPGTKERIGRTLLRYEKNPLKHADKLTNPSLGTYRFRIGDYRVVFDIKGPDIVVLRLGHRREIYKRK; translated from the coding sequence GTGAAGTACCGCCTCGTATATACCAGAAGGGCGGTAAGGGACATCAAGGGACTTGCCCCCGGAACAAAGGAGAGGATAGGCCGGACCCTCCTCCGCTACGAGAAAAACCCTTTGAAACATGCCGATAAGCTTACCAACCCGTCCCTTGGAACCTACCGTTTCAGAATAGGCGATTACAGGGTCGTATTCGACATCAAGGGGCCGGACATTGTCGTCCTGAGGCTGGGACACAGAAGAGAAATTTATAAAAGAAAATGA